Part of the Pelorhabdus rhamnosifermentans genome, TATTTCTATGCTATTATTTAAATAGGCACCATCCTTATAGCGACTAATTGTTAAATGAATTTGCGAAATGCAAGGAATTGAAATTCCCCGTTATTGCAAAATGATTTACGAGTCTACAAGGGTTGTGTTTTTCTGTATATCTATTTTATTCTTTGGAATATTGTAAGCGGGTCCTGTTTAGCAAGTATTTCTCTCCAGTGTATAAATTGTCAGTATAGCGCTAATAAGGATGGTTGCTTTATGAAGAAGAGGAAGGGATGGCCCTTCCTCTTTTGCGTTGAAAAACAAGGAATGAATCGAAACAAAGTGTCCGTGTCACATGAAAGTGATACGGACACTTTGTTAATTTTGAGGGTCTATAATGGCAATGTCGCCTTCTTCACCGGTGCGGATACGAATGGCATTGTCTAATGTGTAAACAAAAATTTTTCCATCGCCAACTTCACCTGTGTGACAAACACGTTTAGCTGTTTCAAGAACAAGCTCAACAGGTATCTCGCATACGACTGTTTCTATCTTAATTTTTGGTAATAAATTAATCGTATATTCTCGGCCACGGTAAACCTCTTTATGGCCTTTGGTTAGTCCACAACCATACACTTGACTGACAGTCATACCATTTACACCGATAGCATTTAAGGCGTTTTTTAATTCATCAAGTTTATTGGGACGAGTGATGATTTCAATTTTAGTCAGCTTGCGCATGATGGGGCACTCTCCTTCTGATTTCAGTTTAAGGTCCATATGAATACACGGAAGTGTTAATGATTCCTTGAGTATAGTTTAACGCAACGGTGCTTTCCTGACAATCAGTTCTTTTGGTATGAGGAAGAGTTTTCGCAATAATAAGCGATGCTATTTATTGAATATTGACGATACCAGTATAAGAAAACAGACTGTTCTCAGTAATGAGGACAGTCTGTTTATCATTCATGAGATACAGTGCCTAGTACTCAATGGAATATTTTTTAGTAATCGTTTGGATATTGGCTAAGGCAGTTTTAAGTTCGACATGAGCATATTCAAATATAAGAGATGCGTCAGGGCAACTGGTTTGAAGGGCAGTAAATAGAGACTGCCAGGGGATAATGCCTAAGCCGATCGGCAGATGAGCGTCTGTTTGGCCATGATTATCGTGAAGGTGGCATGCTTTGAGGCGTGGTCCAAGGTCATAGATAACCCGTGGCATTTGCCAGCCATTGATGTGGGCGTGGCCTGTATCTAACAGAGCGCCCACAGTAGGGAATGCTTGGATGAGATCCCAATAGTCATTCCAATCAAAAAGTAGTGTGTTCTTATTGCAAAGACCGACATTTTCAATGACTAATTGAACGGGATAATTGTTAGCAAGGGCCACGAGCTCGGTGATACGATCCTTGACGAGGTTTTGGGTGGAGCGTTTATCACCTGTAAATGCTTCGTTTGTATGGACGACAATGAAGTTTGCCTGCCATTTTGCTGCAAAATCTAATGCTTGTTTATATTGTACAAGATAATGATTGTCATTAGGATCAGCCAAGTTTGTTGCGATACAGGGACCATGAAGACTGAGTGAATGAGGGGCATGATCAGAAAATAACTGTTTTAATAACGTATGCCAATACAAATCATTACCAAATTCATAAAAAATTTCTAGTCCCAGATCTTTAGGGAGGTTGATCAGTTGATTACTTTCAAAACCAATGAAAGATAGGTTGCTTAGTGCGAGTTGCATGGATTCGCCTCTATTCTATAAATTAACAACGCAGGGATTAGCCGTAGGTGTGCCAATATTTGTTCCAGTTTGATTATCAAATACATTGAAATGTTCCCAATCAAAGGAGAAATGGAGTGTGCCACTTGGAAGGGATTGTTCTGCCGGAATCATGCACAAAATACGCTGGTCGTCGGCTAAATTGACATGAATGCAATGCTGACTGCCGAGGTGCTCAACAAGGACAATCTGACCACTTAAAAAGAGCTTATCACTTAACTGGCAATGCTCGGGGCGGATGCCTATTGTTAGAGTGTTATGGGGTGCGAGGAGTGATTGCCACTTGGCAGGCGTTTGAATGCGACTTCCTGCAATCCAGAGCGCTCCATCATGAAATTGTCCTGTAATAAGATTCATGGGTGGCGAACCAATAAAGGAGGCTACAAAGGTATTAGCGGGGTGCTGGTAGATGTTATCCGGTGTATCAATTTGCTGGAGAATGCCTTGATTCATAATGGCAATTCGTTGTCCTACTGTCATGGCTTCTATTTGATCATGTGTTACGTAAATCAGGGTAGGTCTATACATTTCATGGATTTTGACAAGTTCTGTTCGTGCTTGTAGGCGAAGCTGGGCATCAAGATTTGATAAGGGTTCATCAAGAAGAAAATAGGGAGCTTGTTTTACCAGAGCTCGTCCTAAGGCTACACGTTGTTTTTGCCCGCCAGACAGTTCTTTTGGTTTACGCTCCTCATAGCCTGAGAGGTTTAAAATATGAAGGGCATGATCAACGCGGGTTTTGATTTCTTGTTTGGACATGTGCTGTAGCGACAGGCCAAAGGTGATATTTTCCCAAACTGTCATATGGGGATAAAGCGCATAGTTTTGAAATACCATGGCAACATTACGTTTACCTGGTTCGACGTCATTCATGATTGTACCGCCCATGCGCAAGATTCCTGAAGTAATATCTTCTAATCCGGCGATCATGCGCAGTGTGGTTGTTTTCCCACAACCAGAGGGGCCGAGCAAAATGAGTCGTTCGCCTTCCTGGACGATGAGATCTAAGTCTTTAACAACCTGATTTTTACCATAGAATTTACAAATATTTTCGAATACGATACCTTCCATAATATCTATCCTTTCACTCCGGATTGCATAAAAGTATTCATAATAAAACGCTGACAGACCAGATATAGCACTAATGGAGGGAGCGAAGTCAGCATGGCTACTGCCATGGCGACTCCCCATTCACTGCCACCTTCGGCACTGATAAACATCTGTAGTGCCAAAGGGAGGGTAAAGGAGGATTTGTCATGAAGAACCAGTAAAGGCCAGAAATATTCATTCCAAGAATTGATAAAAAAGACGATGGCGAGGGCGAATAGTGAAGGTTTTATCAGGGGGACGACAATTTTTGTTAGTACCGTCCAAGCATTCGCGTTTTCAAGCTTTGCTGCTTCAAATAGCGTATTTGGAATACTTCGCATGGTCTGTCGCATGAGAAAGATACCCATTCCATCGGCAAGTTCAGGGAGTATGACGCCCCAGGGGGTATTTAATAAATGAAGTTTCGAGATAATCAAGTAGTTTGGCATAATGAGTACTGTAACGGGAATGAAAAATGTGAGCAGTAGAGCATTGAAAATTTTTTCTTTATGAGGAAACGAATAGTAAACAAAGGCGAAACCTGCGAGTACACTTGTGATGATTTTGGCAAGGGTAATGCCACCGGCAATGACGAGGGTATTTAAAATGTAATGAGCAAGCGGTAGCGTTTCCAGAACATGACGATAATTATCAAGCACAGGTATGGCAGGAATGGGATTAAGTGTGGATTGGAAAATCTGATCCATTGTTTTAAATGAAGTCGATATCATGAATAGCAGTGGCCATAGTTGGATCAATAGAGCAATCCAAAGCAAAAGGTGCCATGGCCAGTTGCGCGGGTTAATTTTCATAATGCACCTTCTTGTCGAGAACGGCTTTTAGCAAGAGAAAGCCTGAATAGAAGAAGATTGTCAGGACGGCAAAAGCGGCTGCTTTACCAGTTTGGAAGAAGATAAAACCATATTGATAAATAATATAGACGAGGTTTGTACTGCCTTGATCCGGCCCGCCTTGTGTAAGCATATTGACAGGAACAAGTACGTATTGTAAGCCGAAGACAACGGTGATAACGAAGACATATAAAGCAGTTGGTGAAGTTAGGGGCAAGATAATGTGACGAAATATTTGCCATTTTGATGCATTTTCTAACTTAGCGGCTTCAAGAAGATCTTGGGGAACAGCGACCATGGCTGCCAGCATGACGATTAAATTATAGCCGAAGACTTTCCAGCCAATAATCATACCAATCGCGGCGATGGCAAATCCTGATTCTTTGAACCAGCGCGGTGATTCAAGACCGATTTCAGATAATATAATATGAAGTGGTCCGGCCAGTGGATTTAAAATCCATAGAAAAATGATACTGGCTACAGCAAGTGATAGGGTACTGGGAATGAACAAGGCAGAACGGTAAAAGAAATTGCAAGATGTCATGCCATGAGCCATGATAAAAGACAATAGATAAGGTAGAATGAAATTTAATATAATCAAAATGAAAACGTACAGCAAGGTATTGAATAATACCTTGCTGAGTTCTGTACCCGAACATAACTGCTGGTAATTTTGCAGACCGACGAACTTCATTGTAGGGCTGACCATATTCCAGGTATGGAAGCTGAGCCACACATCTTGTATTAGCGGCAAATATGAGAAGACGAGTAAGCAGATAGCAGCAGGAGCCAAAAATAAGGCAGCGTACCAATGATTACGTTTCATAGGTTTGATCCTTTCTTAGCGGGTTTTTCTCGATAGTTTTGCATGGCTTGTATTACAGCAAAGCATTTACTTTTTCAGCGGCTGCTTTTAAGGCACTAGCTGCTGTTTCTTTGCCGCTGAGGATAATATCACGTACATCGATCAAGGCCTGTTCGGCCTGCAAGCCATTGGCGCCCGGAAAACTAGCCCAGTTTACAATATAAGGCATCTGTGACATGGCAGATTGCATATTCTTGTTTTCTTCTGTAAATTGTTTTAATCCATTGGGATCTTCTGTTACGCCTTTGCGTGGGGGTAAATAACCCGTTCCCTTGGTCCACGTTGCGAGGGACTCAGGTGATTCTAAGAATTTGATAAATCTCCAAGCTGCTTTTTGTTTCTGGGCATCTTTAGAAAAGACCATAAGGAAATTGCCGCCAGCAGGCACTTTTTTTGTTTTTCCTGCAAAACTAGGAAATTGTGTGGACTCAACAGTAAATTTAGCGCTTTTTTCAAAGTTTTCCCGTTTGCCGATCGTTGTGCATACCATTCCGAGTTTGCCACTTAAAAATGCCTGAAATCCTTCTTCATTTGTTGCATGGAGTCCGCTGCCGTCTTTTACCATATCGGCAAGCAGTTGATAGGCCTCTGCGGCTTCTGGTGAATCAAAGCCAGCGACTGTTTTACCGTCTTTTTGCGTTAAGACCTGACCGCCATTGGATTCAATTAATGCTTGTTGCGCCCAGTTATCGGCGTATTCTTGCATGAAGAAACCCACATTGCCTGTTTTATCTTTAATTGTTTTGGCAGCTTTTACAACTTCCTGCCATGTTTGAGGCGGACGGTCTGGATCTAAGCCGGCTTGTTTAAAGATTTCAGGATTGTAATACAATACAGGTACGCTCATTGAATACGGTATACCGATTTGTTTACCATCGCTTGTTTTTGCTAAGGCAAGTACATTGGGTAAAAAATTATCTTGTAAGAATGTTTTATCTTCAGGTGACTGCTTAGCGATTAATTCTTCAATATTATCGTACTTTAAATTTTCAGCGGCATAATTAAGGTAACTGTAGCCCATTTGTACAACATCCGGATTATTTCCTGAAGCCATGGCTGCTTGTAAATTTTGCGTCAATCCTTTATACATGTCAGGATTGTATTTTTCTACGACCTCAATATCGGGGTTTTCTTTGTTGAACTGTTCAACAAGGCTTTTTACGGTTGCGCCACCGAAACTTTCGGCAGCCACATGCCAATATTCTATTTTTGTTTTTTCTGAGGAACTTTGTGTCGTTGTGGAAGCCCCTCCGCAGCCAGCAGCCCCAATGGTTAAGGTGCCAATAAAAAATAAGACCAGTGCTTTTTGTAACTTGTTCAATGGTGTATCCTCCTTATGTGGTATGTACAACAGTATAGGCTTTGAGGGAGAAAATTTTGTTAAGAATGTATGAAAAATTATGAAGAGCAAAAGAAATTTTGGTTAACTTTACTTGATTAGGATCTGAATTCACCCGAAAAAGAAAGAATATTCATAATTAACATAAGTCACTTTCTTTTCGTATCGTGTATTTTGTATCTATTAACGCAGAGGGATATGTGATAAAATGAACTTGTTTGAATAGGTATCCATAAAAAATGAAAAGCACATGGTGGATAAATTCAGTAATGCATTGCAATTTATTTGCAGGAATTTATCATATTTTATCAAATCACTTAATTATAATGGTTGCTGTTTTAGCCACCAAAACTGCGCAGAAAGAAGGATGTTTTTGTGAAAAAGATGAAAACTATGGATGGAAATACCGCTGCAGCGCATATTTCGTACGCTTTTACCGACGTTGCCGCAATCTATCCCATCACTCCATCGTCTCCAATGGCTGAACATGTAGATGAATGGGTCGCTCAGGGGCGTAAAAATCTTTTTGGTCAAAAAGTAAAAGTAATGGAAATGCAGTCTGAAGCGGGTGCTGCTGGCGCCGTACATGGCTCATTGCAAGCTGGCGCTTTGACAACGACTTACACCGCATCTCAAGGCTTGTTACTTATGATTCCGAACATGTACAAGATTGCTGGTGAAATGTTACCATCCGTATTTCATGTAAGTGCTAGAGCACTTGCCGCTAACTCCTTGAATATTTTCGGTGATCATCAAGACGTTATGGCTGCTAGACAAACTGGTTTTGCTATGCTTGCTGAAAGCAGTGTACAGCAGGTTATGGATTTAAGTGCTGTAGCTCATTTGGCAGCCCTTAAAGGTCGCGTACCTTTTATGAACTTCTTTGATGGTTTCAGAACGTCTCATGAAATTCAGAAGATCGAAGTTCTTGATTATGCAGACTTGGATAAACTTCTTGACAGAGAAGCTGTGAGCGCATTCAGAAGAAGAGCGTTAAATCCTGATCATCCAGTTGTTCGTGGTACTGCACAAAATCCTGATATTTACTTCCAAGAACGCGAAGTATCCAATAAGGCTTATGAAGCCCTTCCTGAAATCGTAGAACAATATATGGCCGAAATGAGTAAATTAACAGGCAGAGAATATCACCTGTTTAACTACTATGGTGCCGAAGATGCTGATAGATTAATTATTGCTATGGGTTCTGCCTGTGATGCAATTGAAGAAACTGTTGATTATCTCAATGGCAAAGGCGAAAAAGTCGGTCTGTTGACTGTTCATTTATATCGTCCTTTCTCACTGGAGCATTTCTTTAAATATATTCCTAAGACAGTAAAGAAAATTGCTGTTCTTGATAGAACCAAAGAACCGGGTTGTTTAGCTGAACCACTTTATCTTGATGTCAAGAGTGCCTTCTATGGTAAAAAATTCCAGCCGATTATTATTGGCGGTCGTTATGGTCTCGGCTCTAAAGAAGTAGTTCCTGCCGACATTGCTGCTGTATATGCGAACCTCAAAGCAGTTACTCCAAAAGACGGCTTTACCATTGGTATCAATGATGATGTAACGTTTAAATCACTTCCTGTTGTTGAAGATATTGATGCAACGATTCCTGGTACGAAAGCTTGCAAATTCTGGGGCTTAGGTTCAGACGGAACAGTTGGCGCAAACAAGAGCGCAATTAAAATTATTGGTGACCATACGGAAATGTATGCTCAGGGCTATTTTGCTTATGACTCAAAAAAATCCGGTGGTATTACTGTATCTCATTTGCGTTTTGGCAAAAAACCAATCAAATCGCCTTATCTTGTAGATAAAGCTGATTTTG contains:
- a CDS encoding P-II family nitrogen regulator → MRKLTKIEIITRPNKLDELKNALNAIGVNGMTVSQVYGCGLTKGHKEVYRGREYTINLLPKIKIETVVCEIPVELVLETAKRVCHTGEVGDGKIFVYTLDNAIRIRTGEEGDIAIIDPQN
- a CDS encoding sugar phosphate isomerase/epimerase family protein produces the protein MQLALSNLSFIGFESNQLINLPKDLGLEIFYEFGNDLYWHTLLKQLFSDHAPHSLSLHGPCIATNLADPNDNHYLVQYKQALDFAAKWQANFIVVHTNEAFTGDKRSTQNLVKDRITELVALANNYPVQLVIENVGLCNKNTLLFDWNDYWDLIQAFPTVGALLDTGHAHINGWQMPRVIYDLGPRLKACHLHDNHGQTDAHLPIGLGIIPWQSLFTALQTSCPDASLIFEYAHVELKTALANIQTITKKYSIEY
- a CDS encoding ABC transporter ATP-binding protein; this translates as MEGIVFENICKFYGKNQVVKDLDLIVQEGERLILLGPSGCGKTTTLRMIAGLEDITSGILRMGGTIMNDVEPGKRNVAMVFQNYALYPHMTVWENITFGLSLQHMSKQEIKTRVDHALHILNLSGYEERKPKELSGGQKQRVALGRALVKQAPYFLLDEPLSNLDAQLRLQARTELVKIHEMYRPTLIYVTHDQIEAMTVGQRIAIMNQGILQQIDTPDNIYQHPANTFVASFIGSPPMNLITGQFHDGALWIAGSRIQTPAKWQSLLAPHNTLTIGIRPEHCQLSDKLFLSGQIVLVEHLGSQHCIHVNLADDQRILCMIPAEQSLPSGTLHFSFDWEHFNVFDNQTGTNIGTPTANPCVVNL
- a CDS encoding carbohydrate ABC transporter permease — translated: MKINPRNWPWHLLLWIALLIQLWPLLFMISTSFKTMDQIFQSTLNPIPAIPVLDNYRHVLETLPLAHYILNTLVIAGGITLAKIITSVLAGFAFVYYSFPHKEKIFNALLLTFFIPVTVLIMPNYLIISKLHLLNTPWGVILPELADGMGIFLMRQTMRSIPNTLFEAAKLENANAWTVLTKIVVPLIKPSLFALAIVFFINSWNEYFWPLLVLHDKSSFTLPLALQMFISAEGGSEWGVAMAVAMLTSLPPLVLYLVCQRFIMNTFMQSGVKG
- a CDS encoding carbohydrate ABC transporter permease; this translates as MKRNHWYAALFLAPAAICLLVFSYLPLIQDVWLSFHTWNMVSPTMKFVGLQNYQQLCSGTELSKVLFNTLLYVFILIILNFILPYLLSFIMAHGMTSCNFFYRSALFIPSTLSLAVASIIFLWILNPLAGPLHIILSEIGLESPRWFKESGFAIAAIGMIIGWKVFGYNLIVMLAAMVAVPQDLLEAAKLENASKWQIFRHIILPLTSPTALYVFVITVVFGLQYVLVPVNMLTQGGPDQGSTNLVYIIYQYGFIFFQTGKAAAFAVLTIFFYSGFLLLKAVLDKKVHYEN
- a CDS encoding ABC transporter substrate-binding protein, whose translation is MNKLQKALVLFFIGTLTIGAAGCGGASTTTQSSSEKTKIEYWHVAAESFGGATVKSLVEQFNKENPDIEVVEKYNPDMYKGLTQNLQAAMASGNNPDVVQMGYSYLNYAAENLKYDNIEELIAKQSPEDKTFLQDNFLPNVLALAKTSDGKQIGIPYSMSVPVLYYNPEIFKQAGLDPDRPPQTWQEVVKAAKTIKDKTGNVGFFMQEYADNWAQQALIESNGGQVLTQKDGKTVAGFDSPEAAEAYQLLADMVKDGSGLHATNEEGFQAFLSGKLGMVCTTIGKRENFEKSAKFTVESTQFPSFAGKTKKVPAGGNFLMVFSKDAQKQKAAWRFIKFLESPESLATWTKGTGYLPPRKGVTEDPNGLKQFTEENKNMQSAMSQMPYIVNWASFPGANGLQAEQALIDVRDIILSGKETAASALKAAAEKVNALL